In Candidatus Avedoeria danica, the following are encoded in one genomic region:
- a CDS encoding VWA domain-containing protein, with product MLSVTEEGGLLTAERFLTACPLSDGNRNLANDILTSNRLRPPTSTPSPTPSPTATSPATNTAVPTASPSNPPTSIPSPTATILPPPSPTPTASPPPRPLYLPLALRERCRPDEQRLDIALVLDASTSMLEPTAAGRTKLEAATEAARILLDQLRLDKGDQAALIAFNADVTTLQTLTSVRADLDGALMRIAVAQQTRIDLGVQAAADEFGSARHRPSHTPVMVVLTDGRANPVPADVAVANAAAAKAAGITVYTVGVGADLDLEALRAMASSPAHVFLAPDAEQLADVYRAIAVALPCAGRYWPGGGTGP from the coding sequence CCGAGCGCTTCTTGACGGCGTGCCCACTTTCCGACGGGAATCGCAACCTTGCCAACGACATCCTGACCTCCAACCGCCTCCGCCCCCCCACCTCCACGCCGTCCCCCACGCCAAGCCCTACCGCGACGTCACCAGCGACGAACACCGCTGTCCCCACCGCGTCTCCCTCCAACCCGCCCACCTCGATCCCTTCCCCGACCGCCACCATCCTCCCCCCACCGTCCCCCACGCCCACCGCCTCCCCACCCCCCCGCCCCCTCTACCTCCCCCTCGCCCTCCGCGAACGCTGCCGCCCCGACGAGCAACGCCTCGACATCGCCCTCGTCCTGGACGCCAGCACGTCCATGCTCGAGCCCACCGCCGCCGGCCGGACGAAGCTCGAGGCCGCAACGGAAGCCGCCCGCATCCTGCTGGACCAGCTGCGGCTGGACAAGGGCGACCAGGCCGCGCTCATCGCGTTCAACGCGGACGTCACGACGCTCCAGACGCTCACGAGCGTGCGCGCGGATCTCGACGGTGCGCTGATGCGCATCGCCGTGGCGCAGCAGACGCGGATCGACCTCGGCGTGCAGGCCGCCGCCGACGAGTTCGGCAGCGCCCGCCACCGCCCGTCGCACACGCCCGTCATGGTCGTGCTGACGGACGGCCGCGCGAACCCCGTGCCCGCGGACGTGGCCGTGGCGAACGCGGCGGCGGCGAAGGCGGCCGGGATCACGGTGTACACGGTGGGCGTCGGCGCGGACCTCGACCTCGAGGCGCTGCGGGCGATGGCGTCGTCGCCGGCGCACGTGTTCCTGGCGCCCGATGCGGAACAACTCGCGGACGTCTATCGCGCGATCGCTGTGGCGCTGCCTTGCGCGGGGCGGTACTGGCCGGGCGGTGGCACCGGGCCGTAG